The window TCATCAACCTGGAACTCAAGGAGTGCCATGGCCCTCTCTCCTGTTAAATCCATTTAATAGGATACAACAAAGAGGGCATTCTTGACAAATCTATTTTTGATGGTCAAATAGAAACAGGGGGGAATGATATTCGGTTTCAGCAGGTCTCCACACGGCTTGCGGCTTTTTCGATGATTCCGACGGCCTGAAGCCCCATCAGGATACGGCAAATCTCGAAATCGCCGATTTCAAGTTCATTACAGATCTCCCGGACCGATCGGGCCTGATGGAGCGCCTCGACCACCTTTTTTTCCTTGGGCTTCATGTATATCCTGTTGAGGATCTCCCCGTTTGATTCACAAAGCCTAAAGCGTGCGTCCAGGGAGCCGATCCCGGACTGGATGATTTTCCAGCTGGTGATGCGTCTCGTTCCATCCAGGATCAAATCCAGGGTTTTGGCCTTGAGCGTGATAGGCTCGCTTTTGAGAGGGTCCATGGAGATAAAGGTATAGCTCCCCCGGTCCCAGTGAAAGAGGCTCATGATGATCTCTTTGACTTGTTCTTTGACCGCCCAATTCAAATTCTGCTGTGTGATGACCCCCAGTTCCACAAGGATCTCCCCATGTCGCCGATTCGGCGTCATGAGCTCCGAGGATCGCTCGAAATCCTCGAGCGTGAGTTTCCCGTGCTGGAACAGGAAGATTCCCAGGCGGTCGTTCTCCCAGTTCGACGTGGCAAAAACGATGTTCCCGTTGTTGAGGTAGATCGACTTTTTGATCTCGTCCTGCTCAATGGTCAGCATCCCGCTTTCCAAGCGGTCACAAAGGGATTTCAGTATTCCGGACAGAGGGGTATTTTCAAGCCGGCCTTCCTGTTCAAAATAGATCTGCATAGGGTCTGCCTCGTCAGGATTCCTTGTAGTTGGATGAAAATATGATCGGACCGATATGATATCCGTCCAGCTTTTTTCTATTATATAATGGGATGGCCGCCTTTTCAAGGAGTTTAACCGGCTCTCTGCACGGACGGAACCAGGGGATCATAGACTGGCGAGCTGGCCCAGGACAAATTCCCGGATTGGCCGGGGGTCTGGAAGGGTTTGGACGGCCTTCCCGCTGCTGAGCAGGGCGTTGAGAAGGTCGATATATGCTTTTCCGCAGGTACAGAGATCCTGCTTGTCTTTCAGCGGGAGGATCTTTCTGGCGCGGCAGTGGGGGCAAAAGACCACCCGTTTGGCCCCGGACCACTTGCCCCGTTTGGCCAGGGGCTTCCCTTCTATTTCCACGATGTCCATGGCAAAGTCGACGACCGGGGCGTTGCTGATGAAGGTCCCGATGCCGTAGGCATCGACCACCGGATTGAGACGGAGGATCTCCTCTTCGTTGAGACCGCCGCTGACAAAGAGCTTGAGGTCCTTAAATCCCCGAAGATCGAGTTCCCAGCGTACCTCCTGAAGGATCTTCAGGAAATCCCCTCGCCTGGAGCCGGGCGTATCGAGTCGCACCGCATAAAGATCCTTGCCCATGGCCTCGGCCACATTGAGGGTCTCGAACTTTTCATCGTGGAAGGTATCAATCAGGGAGACCCGTTTCACGGTTTTATCGATGATCTCGTGAAAGGCCCTGGTGGCTGTAAGGGTATCCCCCATGACCAGGATAAGGGCGTGGGGCATGGTCCCCACAGGCGCGGCCCCGATGAGTTCTGCGCTCTTTCCAACGGCGACAGCGTCGCACCCGCCGATATAGGCGCTCCGCTCGATCATCGGGACAATGGCCGGGTGCATCCTTCTGGCCCCGAAGCTGATCACGGCACGGTCACCCGCGGCCTTTTTGCAGCGTGCGGCGCGGGTCGCCACACCCGATGCCTGGCAGATCAGGCCGAGGAGGGCGGTTTCGAAGAGGGTGAAGTCCGTATACTCTCCCTCCACCTCCATAACCGGTTCCAGGGGATAGAAGATAGAGCCTTCTTTCATGGACCGGATGTGAACCGGGCGCCCTTCCATGAGTGAGGCGCATTCCTCGATCCCTGCGAGGACCCCCCATTCATAACCCATGGGGAGCTCCTTGGCAATGAACTCGGCCCGCACGTGTTTGCGGATCCCCTTTTTCTTCAAGACTTCGAGGGTCCGTTCAAAGTAGACATCGGTGATCTTACCCTGGCGTATCTCTTCATCGGTGGCCGTATGAAATCTTTTTTTGTTCGTGTTCCTGCCCTTTCCCGGTCAGACGATCTCGGCATGGAGGACCTCCTGCATCTGCTTCAAGGCGAAGGCATGGTCCCCTGGGTCCAGTCCGGCCACGCCGTCCCGGAGAACGCTCACCTGATAACCCCGGGATCGGGCGTCCGCCACCGTATACAGAACGCAGATGTTGCTTACCACGCCGGTGACCATGAGATGGCCAACCCCCAGGGATTTGAGCGTCCGGTCCAGTCCGCTCTGGTAGAAGCCCGAGTATCGTTTCTTTTTTATGATAACCTCTCCAGGTTCCGGGGCAAGAGAGTCGATGACCTCGGCGCCTCTGGTCCCCTCCATGGCGTGAGGCGGCCAGTATTCAAATTCCTGGTCGTCAGTGTCGTGTGCATCACAGATGTAAATAACCGGAAGCCTTTGCGATCTCATTTCCTTTAGTTTTTCCTGAAGAAAAGGGATGATCCCCGCTGCCGAGGGGACCCTGAGCGGCGCCTCCGGAAGGATGAAGTCATTCAGCATATCGATCACCAGAAGGGCCTTTTTGGATCCGTGTTTTAATGCCATACAGATCACCCCTTCAGTACGGACATACAGCCTGTGGATGTTCAATAGTATAGCACATTCCCTGGAAAATGCACTTTGCAGGGGAAAGGCTCAATTCATGCCAGTTTTAAAAGAAGGTTTAGATTTTCAGTTCATCTCCAAAAGAGTGGGTGAAAACATCAGGGGTCAAGGATTACGCTTCGCGTGCACCGCTTTTCTCCATCTTTGCCGTCTGCGACGGCTACTACACTGTGGTATCTTGGGGTCCAGGGGTCAAGTGAAGTGCTCGCCACTTTACAGATTCAGAAATTCATCAACCGTTAATCTCGCCTGTCTCAGGATATGTGAAAGTGTAGAGCGTTTGATTGGACGGTGGGCGGGAACAGTAAGCTTGAGTACCTCCGTCTGAGTGTGTTTCTGCAGGCGTATGTGGCTGCCTTTCTGCCTGACGACAACCCACCCCCCGCGCCGCAGAGCCTTGATCACTTCTTCATAGCCGAGGCTCGGGACTTTCGTCATACCGCTATGTCCAGAAATTCGGCGTCTTGAGCAAAATCAAGATCATCATCAACCGGCTCAAGATACAGTTCTATCGCCTCCTTTATGTTGGTGAGAGCTTTCTCTCTCGTATCGCCTTCGCTTATACAACCCGGCAGCGCGGGCACGATTACGGTATATCCCCCGTCTTCACTCGGCTCTAATATAACTCTGATTTTCATTTACATAGCCTCCTGATGCTATTAACCCAACCCACTTTGTTCTTACTATATTATCAAACATGAGCCCATGTCAAGATGTTCAAACAGCGCGGACCCATTCGTCGAGTCTTTGCCAAAGAGGGGAATTTCTCCCTCTGTGTTTAACGGTCAAGGCGCTTCTTGAATTTAGGTGGCGGAAGATCGGGCCAGGTTCAAGAGACGGTCCAGGTTTTTCCTGTCCATCTCATCATTTTTCCCTTTGGGGGTCTCGAGGATCTTGGGGACGGTCTTGAAACGGGGGTCGGTCATGAGGCGGCGGAACGCCGGGAGCCCGATCTCCCCCTCACCGATATGTCCATGGCGGTCCACGCGGCTTTTGAACTCTTTTTGGGAATCATTGACGTGGATGCACCGGATCTTCTCAAGGCCGAAGCGCGCGATAAGAGCGCTCATGGTCTCTTCATATCCCTCGTCCGTTCGGATGTCGTAGCCGGCGGCGAAGATATGGCAGGTATCCACGCAGACCCCCAGCCGTTCGGGTTCAGTTACTGAGGAGATGATCCGTTCGATCTGCTCGAAGGTGTATCCCAGGTTGGTCCCTTGGCCGGCCGTGGTTTCGAGCAGGATCTTCATGGCAAAGCCGCTCGTCTTTTTATGCAGGTCGTTCAAGGATCGGCTGATCTGCAGCAGGCCCTCTTTCTCACCGGACCCCATGTGGGCGCCTGGGTGCATGACCAGATAAGGGATGCCTAGCGTCTCGGTCCGCTCCATCTCTTGGAGCAGGGAGTTCCGGGAGGCCTCGAGTTTCTTGGGGTCCGGGGAGGCGATATTGATGAGGTAAGAATCGTGCACCACCACCGGTGAGATTCCGGTCTGTTTTTCCATGGTTTTGAATGAGAGGACTTCTTCCTCGGACAGGGGAGGGGCCTTCCATTGTGTTGCGTTCCGGGTGAAAATCTGTATGGTGCGGCAGCCGAGATCACGGCCTCGGCCCAGGGAGAGGGAGATCCCGCCGGCAATGGACATGTGGGCGCCGATCAGAGGGGCATGCTTCGGGGTTGCCGGCCCCTTTCCCTTTGAGATTTTCTTAGACCTTGGTGAAGCTGACGCCATCGGACAAACCTCACAAGTTACGCAAACCGTGTCTGCTGCATTAAAGGAGATCTTACAGGATGATCAGCAGGGTGGCAAGTCCGGAAACAGCGAGTTTCTATTCAAAGAATGGGGCCTGAACCGGAAGTTGTTTGACAACGGACTCGCAGGCGGAGTCGTTGAGCCTGCTCCCCAAGGCAAGGCGTTTCAGGCTCTTTTTGAGCTTTCCGGCAGATCGGATATTGGCCTTTCCGGTGGGGTCCAGTTTCAGGCATTCGGCGCGCTCAAAGGAGATCAGGAGATCCAGGATGAGAAGCATGGAGAGGCGGTGATATTTGTTCATGTCTTCCAATCCCAGGCTCCACCGGGAAAAGGAGGTCAGGCCCCGGACGATCTGGCGCCACTGTTTCAGGCGGTTGATCAGCAGGATGCCGTTGAAGATTCCCTTGTTCACCTCAAAGGGGAAAATCGTCCGTTCCACGATGGTCCGGATCAGCCGGTCGTGGGTTTTTTGGACCTCTTTGTCTATCTTTTTGAATTCATGCCAGTATTTGCGCCCGATCAGGCTGTCGGCGCGGATCTCCCAGTAGGTATGCCCAAGTGATTTTGTGCTGTAGGCGCTGATCATGCGGCTGGGGACAAAAAAGTTGTGGGCCACGGTATCGGCAGCCAAGTGGCAGAGGTAGCCGAAGGCAAAGGCCTTCTGCGCCGTGCTCTCGGCCTCGGAAAGGATCTTGAAGCCGATTCTCCAGTTGTGGCAATGTTTGCGGTATGGAATATATTTCTTCCCGACCGTGATGTCCGCGCTGATGCAGCCATACAGGAAATCATAGGGAAATTTAGTAAGGATTGAGGCCACCAGCGGGGAAAGGGCTGAAACATCCTTGAGGATTTCCACGCCGAGATAGATATGTGTAGCAGGTCCCCAGGCATAGGCAGGATGAGGGATGAGCAAAAAAAAGACCAAAGTAACTACAAACGTCAATAAAAATGAAAACATTCTCTGTATCTATACTTCCGGCATACGCTTTATCAATAAGCGGTTATGGTTCTTTACCCATTTTATTTTATTATAGATTAAAAATATGAAAGGGGTCAAGGATAATCTTGGTTGTGAAAAAGAGTACTTAGTGGTCCTGTTCGTAAATATGGTAACGTACCGAGAGGGTCGTAGGGCGGGCGCATCAAGGCGCGCGACTGAGGCGTACCCTTCTGGTACACCGCAAGGAGCGGAACGCCGATGAGCCCGCCCTACGGCACTCGAATGCCACCATATTTACGAATAGGGCCACTTAGCCTTTCCCCATGATGGAATCCGGTTTAAAGGATCTTTGCCGCCAGTTCAGCAAGATCCGACCTTTCTCCCTTGAACAGGGTGACATGCCCGGACAGGGGCTCACCCTTGAACCTCTCCACCACATAGGTCAATCCGTTGCTTGATGAATCCACATAAGGATTATCGATCTGGTAGGGATCTCCGGTCAGAACCACCTTGGTCCCTTGACCGGCCCGCGTAATGACGGTCTTGATTTCGTGGGGCGTGAGGTTCTGCGCCTCGTCCACAATCAGGTACTGGTTGGGAAGGCTTCGTCCCCGGATATAGGTCAGGGCCTCGAGCTGAAGGGTCCCCATTTCCTGAAGTTCCTTGAGGTTTCTCTTGATCTCCTCGGGCCCTCCGGATGAGCCGAGCAGAAATTCCATGTTGTCGAAGATCGGCTGCATCCAGGGGAGAAGCTTTTCCTCAATGTCCCCCGGGAGGTAACCCAGATCCTTGCCCATGGGGAGGATGGGGCGGCAGGCCACCAGCCGTTTGTACAGCCCCTGCTCGGCAGTCTGTTCCAGGCCGGCTGCCAGGGCGAGGAGGGTCTTACCTGTTCCGGCAATCCCCACAAGGGTGACCACCTTCACCTTCTGATCCATCAGAAGTTCCATGGCATACTGCTGTTCTTTGTTCAATGGACGTATCCCCCATACGCCCGCGCTGAAATCCTTGAGGGGGGAAATGACCTTGTTGTCTGCATGATAACGGGCCAGGGCTGAGTGTGAGCGGGAAGACAAATCCACAAGATGGATGAATTGGTTGGGCGCGAGTCCATCGGTTTCCCAGGGGAGTCCTTTTTGCCGGTAGAATTTGTCGATCATCTCTGACGAGACATCCTTGGTCGTGACGCCCGTATAAAGTTCGCTGATTTCCACCTTGTTGGTGGTGTAGTCCTCGGCCTGGATGCCGAAGGCATTCCCCTTGATCCTCATGTTGGTATCCTTGGTGACCAGGATCACCTCCTGCTTGGGGTTGGTCTGCTTGAGCGCCATGGCCACGGAGAGAATCCGGTTGTCCGCCTTGGAGATGTGGAGTTCAGGAGGGAGGAGATCAAAGACCTTTTTTTCCACAAAGACTCTGAGGGCGCCTCCGTTTTTCAACTGGACACCCTGGGAGAGGCCTTTTTGTTTTCGGAGTTCATCCAATCTCCTGGAAACCAGCCGTGCGTTCCTGCCGGTCTCGTTCAGGTCCTTCTTGAAACGGTCCATCTCCTCGATCACCACCACAGGGATGACCACGTCATTTTCCTTAAAGGAGAAGAGCGAATCCGGGTCGTAAAGAAGGACATTGGTGTCCAGGACGTAGATTTTCTTTAAATGATTCTGTTTACTACCTTCTTCATCTCCCATGGGCAGATCTCCGCTGAACGTTCATAAAGTTAATGAACCCTTGAACCCTTATTTGAAGTATAACACAGAATTTCCGGTATTTGAAACCGTTTAAAAAACAGGGGGATCATCCTGGGCCTCTTGCGGAAAGTACATATATTGATTGACTTTTGCGGCCAAATATCCTATTTTCCATTGGTTAACTTACAAAGGGGTCTGATATGTCTTTACTGAAGAAGGGTTTTTCAGGGGTCATGCGGGTCTTGATCCTGTTTTGTCTGGGATTCAGCCTGAGACCGGCACAGGTTTTAGCCGCTGATTATGCGTTTGTCTCTCCGGTTTTCTATACCTATGACTATATCAGCGCCTCCACCGGGGGTGCCCGGCTCGACCTCGGGGCCGATGCGGTGAGTGCGGCGGTCGACCTCGGGTTTACCTTCAATTTTTACAATAACGCTTACACGCAGATCATCGTGGGCGCGAATGGCGTGATCGGTTTCCCGAACGACACCAGCGGCCTTGAGACAACCCTGCGCCTTCCATCCATACCGGACGCGGCCGCTCCCAATGCGGTTATCGCCCCGCTCTCTTCAAACCTGGACCCCTCCAAGGGGGGAAGCATCTATACCCTAACCGGGGGGGTGGAGGGGAGCCGCTATTTTGTGGCGGAGTGGATCGGCGTGCCGGTGGAGGGAAAAGGGGGCGCCCGGACCTTTGAGGTGATCCTTTATGAAAACAACAGCGACATCCTGTTCCAATACAAGGAGCTCCGAGGCGGTGAGGTCATCGATTTGACAACCGCCACTGTGGGGATTGAGAACCAGGACGGGTCATCGGGGCTCACCCTTGATCCATCCGAACTCCAGGAAGGAAAATCGGTCCTCTTCTCGATCTCCGACCCGGACGCTGACGGCGATGGGATGATCGACCGTTTCGAGACCTTTTACGGCCTGGACCCGGTCACAGACGACGGCGCCTCCGACAAGGATGGGGACGGGCTCTCCAATCTGGCCGAATTCAATGCAGGGACCAATCCCACGAACACGGATACGGACGGGGACGGGATCCTGGACGGCAAGGATATTGACCCCAAGGATATGGATGCCGACAAGGACGGCATCCGGGATGACAAAGAGGATCTCAACAAAGACGGGGTGCTGGATGCCGGCGAGACCGATCCTTCACTGGTGGATACGGACGGCGACGGATACAACGATGCCGTAGAGATCACCTACCAGGCGGATCCCCGAGACGCCTCTTCGGCGCCGAATCTTTCCGGTTACATCAAGGTGACCGGTTCGATACAGGCCGCAATTGATGCGGCCTCTTCCGGCGCCCTCCTTTATATTCCTTCCGGAACCTACACTGAAGATCTGGTCATGAACAAGACCATCACCCTGATCGGGGCGGATCCGGGCAGCACCTTCCTCAAGGGCGGGATCACCATCACCGGCGCGGACGGGGTCGTCCTCACGGGGTTCACGATTCAGACACAGAATACGGATCCGGCTGTGAAAATTACAGGAGATGCCGCCTCGGCCACTGGTGCATACCTGGTGAACGTGACTCTGAAAGACTGTATCAACGGGATCCTGATCTCTGACACAGCGGGCTCCGGCGGAGCCTCGGGCGCCGAGACGGGGGCGA is drawn from Nitrospirae bacterium CG2_30_53_67 and contains these coding sequences:
- a CDS encoding nicotinate phosphoribosyltransferase (catalyzes the formation of 5-phospho-alpha-D-ribose 1-diphosphate and nicotinate from nicotinate D-ribonucleotide and diphosphate); this translates as MRQGKITDVYFERTLEVLKKKGIRKHVRAEFIAKELPMGYEWGVLAGIEECASLMEGRPVHIRSMKEGSIFYPLEPVMEVEGEYTDFTLFETALLGLICQASGVATRAARCKKAAGDRAVISFGARRMHPAIVPMIERSAYIGGCDAVAVGKSAELIGAAPVGTMPHALILVMGDTLTATRAFHEIIDKTVKRVSLIDTFHDEKFETLNVAEAMGKDLYAVRLDTPGSRRGDFLKILQEVRWELDLRGFKDLKLFVSGGLNEEEILRLNPVVDAYGIGTFISNAPVVDFAMDIVEIEGKPLAKRGKWSGAKRVVFCPHCRARKILPLKDKQDLCTCGKAYIDLLNALLSSGKAVQTLPDPRPIREFVLGQLASL
- a CDS encoding nicotinamidase; this encodes MALKHGSKKALLVIDMLNDFILPEAPLRVPSAAGIIPFLQEKLKEMRSQRLPVIYICDAHDTDDQEFEYWPPHAMEGTRGAEVIDSLAPEPGEVIIKKKRYSGFYQSGLDRTLKSLGVGHLMVTGVVSNICVLYTVADARSRGYQVSVLRDGVAGLDPGDHAFALKQMQEVLHAEIV
- a CDS encoding HicB family protein, whose translation is MKIRVILEPSEDGGYTVIVPALPGCISEGDTREKALTNIKEAIELYLEPVDDDLDFAQDAEFLDIAV
- a CDS encoding deoxyribonuclease IV (Assists in DNA repair by cleaving phosphodiester bonds at apurinic or apyrimidinic sties to produce new 5' ends that are base-free deoxyribose 5-phosphate residues), encoding MSIAGGISLSLGRGRDLGCRTIQIFTRNATQWKAPPLSEEEVLSFKTMEKQTGISPVVVHDSYLINIASPDPKKLEASRNSLLQEMERTETLGIPYLVMHPGAHMGSGEKEGLLQISRSLNDLHKKTSGFAMKILLETTAGQGTNLGYTFEQIERIISSVTEPERLGVCVDTCHIFAAGYDIRTDEGYEETMSALIARFGLEKIRCIHVNDSQKEFKSRVDRHGHIGEGEIGLPAFRRLMTDPRFKTVPKILETPKGKNDEMDRKNLDRLLNLARSSAT
- a CDS encoding phosphate starvation-inducible protein PhoH, with protein sequence MGDEEGSKQNHLKKIYVLDTNVLLYDPDSLFSFKENDVVIPVVVIEEMDRFKKDLNETGRNARLVSRRLDELRKQKGLSQGVQLKNGGALRVFVEKKVFDLLPPELHISKADNRILSVAMALKQTNPKQEVILVTKDTNMRIKGNAFGIQAEDYTTNKVEISELYTGVTTKDVSSEMIDKFYRQKGLPWETDGLAPNQFIHLVDLSSRSHSALARYHADNKVISPLKDFSAGVWGIRPLNKEQQYAMELLMDQKVKVVTLVGIAGTGKTLLALAAGLEQTAEQGLYKRLVACRPILPMGKDLGYLPGDIEEKLLPWMQPIFDNMEFLLGSSGGPEEIKRNLKELQEMGTLQLEALTYIRGRSLPNQYLIVDEAQNLTPHEIKTVITRAGQGTKVVLTGDPYQIDNPYVDSSSNGLTYVVERFKGEPLSGHVTLFKGERSDLAELAAKIL